In Anguilla rostrata isolate EN2019 chromosome 1, ASM1855537v3, whole genome shotgun sequence, a genomic segment contains:
- the si:ch73-91k6.2 gene encoding alpha-1,6-mannosyl-glycoprotein 2-beta-N-acetylglucosaminyltransferase, with the protein MRFKLHKRNALGVSLIAFLALTLVYLIRKNNSNLDKVIVNKDGVALPHASTQIATKSKFQYDTVFNMKRSVYDGNYRQFIQNADQFTADFQLVLVVQVHNRPAYLKLLLDSLSKAPDVHEFLLIFSHDYFSEEIDSMIQGIRFCRVLQIYFPYSTQLYPNEFPGQDPRDCPRDISKEEAIKKGCLNAECPDSYGHYREASFTQTKHHWWWKLHFVWERVRILEGYSSYVVFMEEDNYVLPDFYHCLREMAELKKHECPDCDILVLGNHDTSVRFEELGNKMETTGWLSTKHNIGMSFTKEVYYKLMGCSSEFCSYDDYNWDWTLQHLSGTCISTPLKVLASRASRVLHTGNCGLHQNGACRPETAMQHVEEMLRAAKPSLFPQRLVLSRQEAAEHKAHVKNGGWGDTRDHTLCKNYGKVL; encoded by the coding sequence ATGCGATTTAAATTACACAAGAGGAATGCGCTTGGCGTTTCACTTATCGCATTCCTCGCACTCACATTAGTATACTTAATACGCAAGAACAATTCCAATTTAGATAAAGTCATCGTGAATAAAGACGGTGTGGCTTTACCACATGCAAGTACGCAGATCGCGACCAAAAGTAAGTTTCAGTACGACACCGTGTTTAACATGAAGAGGTCGGTGTACGATGGCAACTACCGACAGTTCATTCAGAACGCAGACCAGTTCACAGCGGACTTTCAATTGGTTTTAGTGGTACAGGTCCACAACAGACCCGCCTACCTGAAATTGCTACTGGATTCTCTGTCCAAGGCACCGGACGTCCACGAATTCCTTTTGATTTTTAGCCACGATTATTTTTCGGAGGAAATTGATAGTATGATACAAGGGATACGGTTCTGCAGGGTGTTGCAAATTTACTTCCcctacagcacacagctgtATCCTAACGAGTTTCCCGGGCAGGACCCGCGGGACTGCCCTAGAGACATTTCCAAGGAAGAGGCCATAAAAAAGGGGTGCCTGAACGCCGAGTGCCCTGATTCATATGGCCATTACAGAGAGGCATCCTTCACGCAGACTAAGCACCACTGGTGGTGGAAGCTACACTTTGTTTGGGAGCGAGTTCGAATTCTGGAGGGATACAGCAGCTATGTTGTTTTCATGGAGGAGGACAACTACGTTCTACCAGATTTCTACCACTGTCTGAGAGAAATGGCTGAGCTGAAAAAGCACGAGTGTCCTGACTGTGACATCCTAGTCCTGGGTAACCACGATACATCGGTGCGCTTTGAGGAGCTCGGCAATAAGATGGAAACGACTGGGTGGCTGTCCACGAAGCACAACATTGGAATGAGCTTCACCAAGGAGGTCTACTACAAGCTCATGGGGTGCAGTAGCGAGTTCTGCTCTTACGACGACTATAACTGGGACTGGACCCTCCAGCACCTGTCCGGTACGTGCATCTCCACGCCGCTGAAGGTCCTGGCGTCGCGCGCGTCTCGAGTGCTGCATACCGGGAATTGCGGACTGCACCAGAATGGCGCCTGCCGGCCTGAAACGGCGATGCAGCACGTGGAGGAGATGCTGCGGGCGGCGAAACCTTCCCTCTTCCCCCAGCGGCTGGTTTTGAGCCGCCAGGAAGCGGCGGAGCACAAGGCGCATGTTAAAAATGGCGGCTGGGGGGACACCCGTGACCATACACTTTGCAAAAACTACGGCAAAGTCCTGTGA